The genomic region CTATCTTGCTAGACAGTTGCGTAACTAATTCGATGAATTAGTGTTAGCTATCATTAGACTgtagatctttatgcagaaataaaaatttgtactGGGCTGATAAGCAACGGTGTAGATTGTTTTTCGTCTCGGATGTAGCTAATTTTCGAAGTACTTATCTTTCACAAGCTGGCAACCACTTGAACCCACTATTTATTGCGACAGATGCGTACTGGAATAATAAAACAAGTGGAGGTcacttaccatcaaatactaCTTCGTCAGATTATGTCTACAAAGTTGTTAATCGAGTCAAGATCAGAGTGCGAAAAGGAGATCAAAAATCTGAAATGAATTTTCCGGAAAGTTTATTTCCAGGGAAATAGTATTTGAACACGTATCTAGACACGTGTTGTGTATTATATGCCGACTTTGTCTGTCTATTGCACGCCATTTCTACTTGCTTTAGACAGGTTGTATCGCAACTTATCTCTTCGCCTGTGAATATTATAGAAACTGATTGCAACTATTTATAAATGTGACTTGTAGAAGTCACAAATGTCGACTTGTTAGTCGACCAAGTGTTTTTTCGCTTACAGTTTTCATGAAATGGAAATCACTGTTTGCTGTGATGATAGAGTTTTACATTCGCGCATCTGAACTAAGTACTatcttaacacttagccaaccgaatgaggagatctccccgttttaaattcagtcgattgacgatcgaatggatgattaatgaaaaattaaaactgattgcttaattttattcagatttgCATGAGGTACGAATAAGTAATTGATACCATATGAgtttttttagtaatttttgctcaatagaatgaaatatcttaattttatgaacatttttgaGGTCTCTAGCGCaatcgtggaagtgttaaatgAGAACAATTgcattctcgtatttaagattACCTCAAAAACAGAAGGTCCATGATTATTAATGGGATTGTTGTGGAATTTATAATCTTTGCATAGTTTCGTCGAACCGATCTAATATTTTAGGTATGAATGTGAATCCTAATTTCACGCATATTCCACGCGAACACGATTCCCCGATGGTATTCCGTTTGAGAGTCGTCTTCCCGGCCCCTGACAACATTGACTAATGGTTACCGCGTACCCGCCCCCGAACTTTATACTTTCTCTTTGCACATACATGAAGAAAGTAAAAGACGAAAGAAAGTAGATCTTTAAAAAAGAcgaggaagagcagagcagaaaaggagAAACGTAAAAGCATTCGGAAGGAAAAAGACGGGAGACAAAGAGGGAACGATGAGAAACGGACGAACAATAGAACTAGAAGAAACATTATTAAATGAACAACGCGAAAAATGCTAGGAAATTAGAGCAAATGGTGATTGCAGAAGTTTGGAAAATTTGCATCTTCATGGATAATTATAAAAGAGTTCTGAAATATAATGTTATGTCACATGTTCACAATATTTGAATTACATTAGTTGATAACATGAAGGCATATTTACAGAAAGAGCATTGtagaatttgagaatatttgtAACATTATAAAGTACAAAATATAATAGACATCTCTTTTTACTAATAATATTGACGAATGGAAATCATTTAACTCTGTTTGAATTTGCATACATTTTGAAATACCAAACACAATAATACGATCCAGATATTTCTCAAAATTGTGAAATCATTCATCCAACGTTACTAAAACGCACTTTGCAACGCTTTCATAGAAAACACCTCTATCGTGTTTCAAAATGCAAATACGCCGTCTAACGATGTTCAACGCTCTAACGTGTACAAAAACATACAACTCATTATCTAATCAGCATTGAGCTATAAATATAACAGCGTCGAGTAGCAATgatcaataataataaacatgGTTTTTTCGGTGACAAAACATGAATAGCTGCTGGAACCTGTAAATGTAAATGCACGAATTCAGAATACAAATGTCCGAAAGAATCAAAATCGATTACAAGTACGAATCTCTAATCAAGTGTTCTCTTGTACTTAAATCAACCATCAATTCTTTCTACGTTTCAGTAAGCAAGCTGTATTCGACGGAAAAAAGGCTATTAGAGGAGGCATACCATTTGTCTTCCGTAAGTACGCGCCACTAAAAAACAGCTTGGcgaaataattgcgataaacattaaacaatttgtttcagcTTATATAATGCAAACTGTTCAATGATTTACTCTTAGATCATCTATTTAAAGATATGTATTCAATTGTATTTTTGTGCAAAACTAGATAGTATTCAATGAAAATCGCCttaaagaaattattttccCAGCTGAAAATATTCCTtttatcattgttgtttgacgATTGGGTCCGTAATGTGCAAAATATTAATTGTCCATTGATTTTCTGTGGATTAGCGCAATTCGGAGCATGGACGTTCGGGCCACCCCATGGATTCGCAAGAATCATCCGTTGGAATGTGGAAAAGTCACCCGAACGATTACCCAGCGGTGACGTTGAGGCAATATTCTCGATAATGGATAGCGAATTCACCCGTTCAATGTGGAATTACCCCTTTAGGTTAACGTACAGACTAATTCTCCGAGAAAAGGAACTACACTTTAACATCGGCGTGTACAACCCCAGCAAAGATCACACGTTTAGCTTTAACTTGTTGTTACACACCTACTTTAAAGTGCCGGACGTCAGGAGATGTCAAATCACTGGTCTCCACGGATGCACTTTTATCGACAAGGTATGCACAATTGGCATTGCATCTTCTACCATTTATTAAGCTCCTCTATTTTAACAGACTCGTAAGACCCCGAATCGTTCCCCCTTTCTCTAACCAAAACTTTACTTTAACTATTCCTCCATGAAAGCGAAACCAGACTTTTTACCCAGATCTTATATACATATTTCATGTGCATACTCTTTCTGCAGACGAGAGACAACCAAATCTTTCAAGAGGGCCGCGATGTAGTAACGGTATGCGAATGGACGGATAGAATTTACCAAAACACGCAACCGGAACACATCATCACCAACGTTGTGTCTGGTAGAAAAATGCGTGTGCAAAAGTACAATTTCCCGGATACGGTGGTGTGGAATCCGTGGCAAGAGAAGGCCCGCGACATCCCCGACTTCGGCGATGAcgaatttccaaatatgatatGCGTGGAAAGCGGGCACGTCAGTAGCCCAGTGATATTATTACCTGGAACAGCTTTTGAAGCCAGTCAGATCTTACAGGTGACATAATTTTCTGTAAATGTAATCACTTTATCGTATACAGGCAGCAGACAGGTAATTTAGAGGATGATTCTTCACGTAACAAAATTAACGATCAAAGTTCTACCTGATTTGACTTATGCTTTCTAATGTAGATACATTAGGCAGATTTTCATTTGTAATTGTCTTTTAATTTCATATTGCATTTACCTTTTTATTACATTAGAAACTACGTAATAGAATTGCAACTTTTTCATACTAAATTACACCTTTTTTGGTTTGTATAAGTGTTTTTAATAGGTCCTTTAATCTCATGGAACGTAGTCTTGTAAACTTTTCCCCTTTTGTCAAACAATCTTCACAATGATGTTTCAGAACACACCTTAATATTAATGGAAGAATTACAAAAGTGTTTGTACATCGTAGGTAATGTGAGTAGAGGGTGGACCGACTTCGCACATAACATCCGGAAGTAATTCCAATGCATTGCATCCGGTCTCCTCTGCACCAGGTACCGTCTGGCGAACCGGTGCCGGGTGGCTATACATGTCACCGCCTCCACCTCCGCCACCACCACCGCCAACGTCCTCGACACATCAGTCGCACCTCCATGCGCATTGTATCGCTCAGACTTGCACTATATGTTCTCTTAATCTTTAAATCCTTATCACCCGAGAAAACAGCGATTATCTCGGTTATCGTGGCAATATTCTATTCTGTTATTGGTATTGAATGTCTCAGTACTTAGAATCGTGAACATTTCTTACTGTACAAAAAAATTAGATGCTACGTAGCTATTTGCATTTTATACTAACACAAAATATCGTCCCAATCactagaaaatttttgtaatcaCTGGAATTTTGTTAAGTATCATCATCGGTTTAAAAATCATGTTCGACGTAATTGGATCTGAACAAATACAGTTTCAGATTATGTATATTTAGATTTATGAAAATTGTGATGTCAACGTACTTCAAACTTTTTAATTTCTCTTCGAGTAGACAAATAATTGAGTACATTTGTTCGAACAATAAATTCAGTAATCATAATGTTGGAAGGAAAGTataattcttatttataaatactTTCATTTCCGGGACAATTAATATTGTTACTCGTACAGTTCCTTTTCTACGTCGATTTCTATGGTATTATTCCAAAGTAGTAACGTGCAGaatgaaatttataaaattccaaAACTTTTCAGGACTCCAGAGGCTCTTCAATGCGCATTCATATGATAGTGTTACACAGCACTGCTGTTGTTACACAAATTAACGATAGATTTATTTaaatgttttattcgaatagttgATTAATCAATTTCTTGACGCCAGCACAAATAATATGTATATCTTTTTAGTACATTCCATGCGCTATATATTTACAATGTTCTgatacaaaaaaaaagaatcgaaCTGCGCTATGCTGAACGCAATACCTGTCAACTGATAGGATTTTTCACTCATTTTGTTTTTTATTCGTAAAGCAACGCGTAAGGCGGAATTTTAGAAACACAACTAGGTATACTTTGAAGCATAAGTAGAGAATTTAATTGCATTATAAGCATTTACAATAATGGATGCAACACACTGACAAAGCGATACAGATATGGTGCTAATGTTAcaggtataatattgtaatgaTAGATAGTTACAGTAATTAAGCTCAATCAgcattctttattattgttgtagTGTTAGCAGCTGGAAAAAAAGAAACTTTTATCAGGTTTTCAAGTACGTTCTATCTTCTGTCTTACCTTGTGCAGAAGGATGAAAGCATACAGTAACAATATATCATCGAAATAGACGTAAGCAAATATTTATACCGTACATTATTATGATACTAGTATAAATAAGAAACAGAATAATTTCATGTGTGTGCGAAACATTTGTAAAAATATTATCTCGTCAACGTTTTATCCATTAACTAACTTTCTAGTGTGACGAGAAACGACTTCGAAAAACATACTAACACTTTGCCATTCAGTCATTAATACTTGGATCATTGTTAAGCACTATATTATACAAGGGATGTCTCGATAATTTAGTGCAAAACTTAGGATATATTTATGTTTCATTTTGGAGATAGGACATAATTTATAGGATATTATAATTCCAGTTACTGCAATAATaacttcttttaatatttttgataaTCAAATAGCAAACACATTTTCATATTTTCGCATGTGAACTATTTTGCGTCGGCCAACGAATTAATACATTACGCAACTTAATGTCTGAATTCGCGAAATATCAACTAAGACGGTAACACATTCCCTAGAAAGAAttttagatttagcttcacgacTATTACAGATTAATTAATATGTTTGAAAAATTCGGTTCAGAATTGTAATTCTGATAATTAAGTTCTGCATTACATTATTGAGTTATTCCATGCAGATAGCATTGATATACTGGAATTTTTAATCAAGGCTCCCAAGTGTAAGGAACGAGTTACATGACCACCTTTCATGCAATAATATACTAAATAAGAactattaataattttgttgctcctaaataattattgaatatAATGATATCTCCTTTATCTGAATGATATACATTCCTTGTGTATATATTTGTTATTTTGTCAGAAACATATACAATAATGAATTAATAATCTTCTAAATAGAATTACAATTTTGAAACTGATTAATATCTTTGTATAACAAGTGATAAAAATTCCATAATTTTTTAAGTCAGtggaaaagaattttttaagGAAACgaagtaaaattaatattaatcccAGAAATAATAGATATTTATCCCATACAATATGCTGTCAATGGTCATTTTACAAGTAAGGCTTTTATCCAAAGAAAGTAAGACTGAAATTTAGCAGTTAGGcgaattattataaaacaatgtTGCCAAGGAATTTTTCTTTTCCAATGACTTTTAAAATGTAACATTTCTCACTTTTCTCATTTATCATGCTTTAGCGATACTTAACGGTTTCATAAAAGAATTCAACTTATATTAGACCATTCaaatgtaaaattatatttgttTTCTACAGTTAAAAAAAACGAATTCTCTTTATTaattaaatgtttaaaaatctCTTACGTAAGAAAATACCTGAcacataattattaaatatttttacggt from Megalopta genalis isolate 19385.01 chromosome 3, iyMegGena1_principal, whole genome shotgun sequence harbors:
- the LOC117229500 gene encoding uncharacterized protein LOC117229500 isoform X2 codes for the protein MNDSYVTSVRDGATVVSWRVNNQEQLFVSKQAVFDGKKAIRGGIPFVFPQFGAWTFGPPHGFARIIRWNVEKSPERLPSGDVEAIFSIMDSEFTRSMWNYPFRLTYRLILREKELHFNIGVYNPSKDHTFSFNLLLHTYFKVPDVRRCQITGLHGCTFIDKTRDNQIFQEGRDVVTVCEWTDRIYQNTQPEHIITNVVSGRKMRVQKYNFPDTVVWNPWQEKARDIPDFGDDEFPNMICVESGHVSSPVILLPGTAFEASQILQVM
- the LOC117229500 gene encoding uncharacterized protein LOC117229500 isoform X1 — encoded protein: MAAATSVVVLDRGNNTTCTINLHGATVVSWRVNNQEQLFVSKQAVFDGKKAIRGGIPFVFPQFGAWTFGPPHGFARIIRWNVEKSPERLPSGDVEAIFSIMDSEFTRSMWNYPFRLTYRLILREKELHFNIGVYNPSKDHTFSFNLLLHTYFKVPDVRRCQITGLHGCTFIDKTRDNQIFQEGRDVVTVCEWTDRIYQNTQPEHIITNVVSGRKMRVQKYNFPDTVVWNPWQEKARDIPDFGDDEFPNMICVESGHVSSPVILLPGTAFEASQILQVM